In Alkalispirochaeta americana, the genomic stretch TAAAACTGCTCGGCGATGTCCACCTGGAGCAGGGCGATTTCAATCTGTTCCACCGCGTTGTTCACTTGCGTTACCAACTCCTGAACTCTCACCTGGTACTGCCGATATCGATCATCCCGATCTATCCGGTCCTGGCTTAGCTGAAGGTCAGCCCGAGCAACCCGCTCCGCCCGAGACGATCCCGCAAGCCACCCATCCAGAGGAAGGGAGAGCGAGAACCCTACCCGGAGAGAATCGGTCTGGGGCGAATCGAGGGTCGAGTTCCAGCTGGTGGAGAGATTCAGCGAGGGAGCTCGGGAAGAGAGCCCTTCCTCCCGACGGGAAAGCTCGGCCGCACGCAATCGCAGATCCTGCATGGCTGCATCGTAGCGGGAGGCAGGGTACCTCTCGAGAACCAGCGGCAACACCACCCGATCCAGGGACAGCTCCAGCGAATCCACAAGAACGAGATTTCCCGCATCATCGGGATCGTACCCTTCCAGTCCCAGCAGGACGAGGAGTCGCACCTGGGCCAGCTGAAAATCCGTCTGGCCCTGGCGATAGTTCAGGCGGGCCCGCTCCACAGCCAGTTCGGCCTGGAGCAGGTCCCGTTGACTTACCAGACCGTTCTCGTAGCGCGTGCGGGTCTGTCGGGCCTGTTGCTCCGCCAGCTGAATATCTTCAGCCAACAGCTGAAGTCGGTCCTGCAAATGAATCAACCCGTAGTAGCGCCGCCGCACCTGGGCAACCAGATCAATATACGTAATATCCCGATCGAGAAAGGCCCGCTCCTGCGCCACTTCGCGGAGAGCAATCTGCGGAGCAATATCCGGAGAAAGCTGCAGCGAGACCCCCAGCGAGGAGGTCGGGCTCCATCGAGGGTCTCGTCGTGCTTCGGAATCGAAAAAAAGATCCCGGGTATAACTGGTTCCGCCCTGAAGTGTTGCCGAGGGAAGGAAGAGTCCCCAGCTCTGCCGGTGGGATCTGGCGGCATCGGCGGCGGCCAGATCGGCCTTGCGCAGAGCTGCGTCGTTCTCCCGGGCCAGATCAATCGCCTCCCGGAGCGACAGGGGCCGTCCCTGCCCGGCCCCCCCCTCGTCGGAGCTCACCACCCCGGGGTACACCAACCCGGGGTAAAAGAGCAAAACAAGAGGAAGGAAGCAGAGCAGCCGCCGAAATATCGGCCTCTGCCAGGATGCTCCGGGAGGGCCGCATCTTCGGTGAAGGATGAACGCCATAACCCGGTCAAGATATCCACAGCACGAGAAAAGAGAAAGTGTCTCCAGTCATACCCGGTTGTGACCCGGGGCATATACAAAACAGGATTAATCCGATGTATTCTTTCATTCCATGGCACAGCAACACGAGACAGAGCCACAACAGAGGCAGTCCGGAACGAGGCGCCAGGGAGGAGCGCGCCGCGAACCCCTGGGCCAGCGAACCCGGGACTACTCGCGGCTGGTGCTCCTGACCTTTTTCCTTACCTCCGGAATTT encodes the following:
- a CDS encoding TolC family protein — its product is MAFILHRRCGPPGASWQRPIFRRLLCFLPLVLLFYPGLVYPGVVSSDEGGAGQGRPLSLREAIDLARENDAALRKADLAAADAARSHRQSWGLFLPSATLQGGTSYTRDLFFDSEARRDPRWSPTSSLGVSLQLSPDIAPQIALREVAQERAFLDRDITYIDLVAQVRRRYYGLIHLQDRLQLLAEDIQLAEQQARQTRTRYENGLVSQRDLLQAELAVERARLNYRQGQTDFQLAQVRLLVLLGLEGYDPDDAGNLVLVDSLELSLDRVVLPLVLERYPASRYDAAMQDLRLRAAELSRREEGLSSRAPSLNLSTSWNSTLDSPQTDSLRVGFSLSLPLDGWLAGSSRAERVARADLQLSQDRIDRDDRYRQYQVRVQELVTQVNNAVEQIEIALLQVDIAEQFYALTEEGFLRGTVERMELDRARRDLLDARISVASGRYQHGLAATDLAQAVGEVNPEALLQEITR